In Holophagales bacterium, one DNA window encodes the following:
- a CDS encoding IPTL-CTERM sorting domain-containing protein, which translates to MWGICRGRPRKMGVSTQSEQRTGSLAARSALAIAGSLALAAAALASPPAFDLYSASPPAVRPGETVAFAVDAHDPDCGPLPTSCTSGCGQIVRSDLTRWTISGGSVVTTANGTPGSPYHAEMTWRAPTTAGTYTITVSLSDNGGTFGCSGSTRQTDTRTLALQVSDPPNMPPQLQALSAQSSVIFPGESTALTCEATDPEGGAITYSWSTDLGVVTPAAGGAAQFSGATPGLATVTCRANDPNGGQASGLLRLSISGAASERRLRGSLATPHRVAIGRLGELLAVDRGSGVVRFFHLGNGAPSHSFAQPLATAIASDWQGRVIVGLGDGKALALDRSGNLIQSLPDPGDLGEVSDIAVDPVRQRVAVLHRPTGRVVIYDASLELQSAFGSTGDSPATFLSPAGVDFMPDGRIVVADSGHGQIKLFDSTGATLLLTFGGTGSALGKFTALDDVAVDGDGLVYASDPYQSRVQVFNPDGTVREALGTWGDQLGRFKTPSGLAVAFDRLVVASTNTPSLEVFRLDAAAPTVPLPRVESISATPAALTFGEQPVDSASAPQLVQLANGSSTPLGIVGVRAEGDFAVAPRCPAALEPGASCTFEVTFSPSLPGARSGRLALETSDGVIRTVSLTGTGSVGADSLLSPAAVDFGNQPIGRLGEARRVLLINPGTAPLALAGIQVTGEFALAHSCPAVLPARGSCELTVQFAPGGPGTTTGRILVASSSPHSPVVATLTGRGVGPALAIDPPEFDFGLTRVGEASSMRFFDLSNRGDETVVVAPLAASEEAADRFLLVEDRCSSATLEPGGSCRFAVVFQPATPGRAFGSLAARTLNGAAVASTAFEGEGEGTILIEIPTLSEWGLALFALLVAAAGAVALRGRTAG; encoded by the coding sequence ATGTGGGGCATTTGCCGCGGCCGGCCTCGGAAAATGGGCGTTTCTACGCAGTCGGAGCAACGGACAGGGTCGCTCGCGGCCCGTTCTGCGCTGGCCATCGCGGGCTCGCTAGCCCTGGCGGCGGCGGCGCTGGCCTCCCCTCCTGCTTTCGATCTCTACTCTGCCTCTCCCCCGGCCGTCCGGCCCGGCGAGACGGTCGCCTTCGCGGTCGACGCCCACGACCCCGACTGCGGCCCCCTGCCGACGAGCTGCACGAGCGGCTGCGGCCAGATCGTGCGCTCCGACCTGACGCGCTGGACGATCTCGGGCGGCTCGGTGGTGACCACCGCGAACGGGACCCCCGGCTCGCCCTACCACGCGGAGATGACCTGGCGCGCGCCCACGACGGCCGGCACCTACACGATCACCGTCAGCCTCTCCGACAACGGCGGAACCTTCGGCTGCAGCGGCTCCACCCGGCAGACCGACACCCGGACGCTCGCGCTCCAGGTCTCCGATCCCCCCAACATGCCCCCGCAGCTCCAGGCGCTGAGCGCCCAGAGCTCTGTGATCTTCCCCGGCGAGAGCACCGCGCTGACGTGCGAGGCGACGGATCCGGAGGGCGGCGCGATCACCTACTCCTGGTCGACCGACCTCGGTGTGGTCACACCGGCCGCGGGCGGCGCCGCACAGTTCTCCGGCGCGACACCGGGTCTCGCCACCGTCACCTGCCGCGCCAACGATCCGAACGGCGGCCAGGCCAGCGGACTGCTGCGCCTCTCGATCTCCGGCGCCGCGTCCGAACGACGCTTGCGCGGCAGCCTGGCCACCCCCCATCGGGTGGCCATCGGTCGGCTCGGCGAATTGCTGGCCGTCGACCGGGGCTCGGGCGTCGTCCGCTTCTTCCACCTCGGCAACGGCGCACCTAGCCATTCGTTCGCCCAGCCGCTGGCCACCGCCATCGCCAGCGACTGGCAAGGGCGCGTGATCGTCGGCCTGGGTGACGGCAAGGCGCTTGCGCTCGACCGCTCCGGCAACCTGATCCAGTCGCTTCCGGACCCAGGGGACCTCGGCGAGGTCTCCGACATCGCGGTGGATCCGGTGCGCCAACGGGTCGCCGTGCTCCACCGGCCGACCGGGCGGGTGGTGATCTACGACGCCAGCCTCGAGCTCCAGTCCGCCTTCGGCAGCACCGGCGACAGCCCGGCGACGTTCCTCAGCCCGGCGGGAGTGGACTTCATGCCCGATGGGCGGATCGTCGTGGCAGACAGTGGCCACGGCCAGATCAAGCTCTTCGACAGCACCGGCGCGACCCTCCTGCTCACGTTCGGCGGGACCGGTTCGGCGCTCGGCAAGTTCACCGCCCTCGACGACGTGGCGGTGGACGGCGACGGGCTGGTCTACGCGAGCGATCCGTACCAGAGCCGCGTCCAGGTCTTCAACCCGGACGGAACGGTGAGGGAGGCGCTCGGCACCTGGGGCGACCAGCTCGGGCGGTTCAAGACGCCCAGCGGGCTGGCGGTGGCCTTCGATCGCCTCGTGGTGGCCTCGACCAACACGCCGAGCCTCGAGGTCTTCCGCCTCGACGCCGCGGCCCCGACCGTTCCGCTGCCTCGCGTCGAGTCGATCTCCGCCACGCCCGCCGCGCTCACCTTCGGCGAACAGCCGGTCGACTCGGCTAGCGCTCCGCAGCTCGTTCAGCTCGCCAACGGCAGCAGCACGCCGCTCGGCATCGTCGGCGTGCGCGCCGAAGGGGACTTCGCGGTGGCACCCCGCTGCCCGGCGGCGCTCGAGCCCGGCGCCTCCTGCACCTTCGAGGTGACGTTCTCTCCGAGCCTCCCGGGGGCCCGCTCCGGACGTCTCGCCCTCGAGACGAGCGACGGTGTCATTCGCACGGTCTCCCTCACCGGCACCGGCTCCGTGGGTGCCGACTCGCTCCTCTCGCCGGCGGCGGTCGATTTCGGCAATCAGCCGATCGGTCGCCTCGGGGAGGCCAGGCGCGTGCTCCTGATCAACCCGGGCACGGCGCCGCTCGCGCTGGCGGGGATCCAGGTCACCGGAGAGTTCGCCCTGGCGCACTCCTGCCCGGCGGTTCTCCCGGCCCGCGGCTCCTGCGAGCTCACGGTTCAGTTCGCACCCGGCGGCCCGGGCACGACCACCGGGCGGATCCTCGTCGCCTCGTCGAGCCCGCACAGCCCGGTCGTCGCGACGCTGACCGGCCGCGGAGTCGGCCCAGCGCTCGCCATCGACCCGCCGGAGTTCGACTTCGGCCTCACGCGCGTCGGTGAAGCGAGCTCGATGCGCTTCTTCGATCTCAGCAATCGCGGCGACGAGACCGTCGTCGTCGCCCCGCTCGCCGCGTCCGAGGAAGCCGCCGATCGCTTCCTGCTCGTCGAAGACCGCTGCAGCTCGGCGACCCTCGAACCCGGAGGCAGTTGCCGCTTCGCGGTGGTCTTCCAGCCAGCAACGCCCGGCCGCGCCTTCGGTTCACTCGCCGCGCGCACGCTGAACGGCGCGGCCGTGGCCTCGACCGCCTTCGAGGGCGAAGGCGAAGGAACCATCCTGATCGAAATCCCGACGCTGTCGGAGTGGGGCCTGGCGCTCTTCGCGCTGCTCGTCGCCGCCGCAGGCGCCGTGGCCTTGCGAGGGAGGACCGCCGGATGA
- a CDS encoding DUF4350 domain-containing protein, giving the protein MKPSRGSLLAAVFSMVVAAGAGADAQLSARTAPGPAAGRPVVLFDEGHDQRFRVGSRGALDLSRLGAFFSSAGGQVDATASKITPEGLAKAEVLVVSGAFRPIAPDEIEAVLGFLDRGGRLAVLLHIAPPVADLLHRLGVSVSNGILREEGAAIGGEAINLTVSRLATHPVNAGLASFGIFGSWALLPTATGVTALAETGPQAWVDLNRSGTFEKGDARQRFAVALVGQRGAGRFVVFGDDAVFQNQILAERVDNRRLAGNLARWLVLRQPAATLALRGSPSVDPTAR; this is encoded by the coding sequence ATGAAGCCCTCTCGTGGTTCGTTGCTGGCCGCAGTCTTCTCGATGGTGGTCGCCGCCGGCGCTGGCGCCGATGCGCAGCTGTCCGCCCGGACGGCCCCGGGGCCGGCGGCGGGGCGGCCGGTCGTGCTCTTCGACGAAGGGCACGACCAGCGCTTCCGGGTCGGCAGCCGTGGCGCTCTCGACCTGTCCCGGCTCGGGGCCTTCTTCTCCTCGGCCGGCGGCCAGGTCGACGCGACGGCGTCGAAGATCACTCCGGAGGGGCTGGCGAAGGCCGAGGTCCTGGTGGTCAGCGGGGCGTTCCGCCCGATTGCGCCCGACGAGATCGAAGCGGTCCTCGGGTTCCTCGACCGTGGCGGCCGGCTCGCCGTCCTCCTGCACATCGCCCCGCCGGTCGCCGACCTCCTGCACCGGCTCGGTGTCTCGGTGTCGAATGGGATCCTGCGCGAGGAGGGCGCAGCGATCGGCGGGGAGGCGATCAACCTCACGGTGAGTCGACTCGCGACGCATCCGGTCAACGCCGGCCTCGCGAGCTTCGGGATCTTCGGCAGTTGGGCGCTCCTGCCGACGGCCACGGGCGTCACGGCGCTCGCGGAGACCGGACCGCAGGCGTGGGTCGACCTGAACCGGTCGGGCACCTTCGAGAAGGGCGACGCACGGCAGCGCTTCGCCGTCGCGTTGGTGGGGCAGCGCGGTGCCGGCCGCTTCGTCGTCTTCGGCGACGACGCGGTCTTTCAGAACCAGATCCTGGCCGAACGCGTCGACAACCGGCGACTGGCCGGCAACCTGGCTCGGTGGTTGGTGCTCCGGCAGCCGGCCGCCACGCTGGCGCTGCGAGGCTCTCCGAGCGTCGACCCGACGGCTCGTTGA
- a CDS encoding cytochrome c biogenesis protein ResB — MTKAIQTLGSLKLTVVLVLLIAVVLSAGTILESLKGAEQARSIYYAPWFFALQGLFALNLIAALIDRWPQNRYRVGFAVTHLSMLIILGGALTTAVFKVEGQLPIWEGQSSAKVFLRDAAPGGAKSFDLPFVVRVDSFEIDRYPGTMMPSMFRSRVTVVDPAAGEHAAVIEMNKPLTYGGYEFFQSSYQIENGREATILSVSRDPGQAIVFLGYVLLVAGMIVVFVTRLAQHREAQQMQARGTSRGLAARAGAVVLAVLGLAAVSPADGAQIPDAASAARVRTLPVQHDGRTMPFDTQAREGVRKVTGKRAWPGIDPVAMALGWSADPQGWSNEPIVKVSAEVAQVAGLPQGTRYTSFRSLVESQSLLAASRQMHARLDADEAKPTAEEKELMAAEERLGVLDAYFRGEAIRALPAADPNGAWQVPTGARSAAALAALESQVRANAPAHYPTGDAIDREIGYNARRPTRLGWLLLVPAALAAAFTLERDRWRLEWVARIAHLAGFAVLTWGLATRWQIAGRVPASNMYESMLFLGWGVALVGILGIALRNRMLLFNAAAMSALATALLDLLPIDPFIHPMPPVLSGTPWLAIHVPIIMIGYACLAIVTLFGHLVVGAEIFAPARRDLATRWSEMLYWYTHVGSILLLTGILTGSIWAASSWGRYWGWDPKEVWSLVAFLAYMAILHARSDGQIQSFAVAAWSIAAFWTILMTYLGVNFVLASGLHSYGFGSSNLVRIMLIVALVEAVFLTAGVLAHRRRLAGTPDLA; from the coding sequence GTGACCAAGGCAATTCAGACTTTGGGCTCGTTGAAGCTGACCGTGGTGCTGGTGCTGCTGATCGCGGTCGTGCTGTCGGCGGGGACCATTCTCGAGTCGTTGAAAGGCGCCGAGCAGGCGCGCTCGATCTACTACGCCCCGTGGTTCTTCGCGCTGCAGGGGCTTTTCGCGCTCAACCTGATCGCCGCGCTCATCGACCGCTGGCCGCAGAACCGCTATCGGGTCGGCTTCGCCGTCACCCACCTGTCGATGCTGATCATCCTCGGCGGCGCGCTGACGACGGCGGTCTTCAAGGTCGAGGGTCAGTTGCCGATCTGGGAGGGTCAGAGCTCCGCGAAGGTCTTCCTGCGCGACGCCGCACCGGGCGGAGCGAAGAGCTTCGACCTGCCGTTCGTGGTGCGGGTCGACTCCTTCGAGATCGACCGCTACCCGGGCACGATGATGCCGTCGATGTTCCGCAGCCGGGTGACGGTGGTCGACCCGGCCGCTGGCGAGCACGCCGCGGTCATCGAGATGAACAAGCCGCTCACCTACGGCGGCTACGAGTTCTTCCAGAGCAGCTACCAGATCGAGAACGGCCGCGAAGCGACGATCCTCTCGGTTTCTCGCGACCCCGGCCAGGCGATCGTCTTCCTCGGCTACGTCCTGCTGGTGGCCGGAATGATCGTCGTCTTCGTCACCCGTCTCGCACAGCACCGCGAAGCCCAGCAGATGCAGGCGCGCGGGACGTCGCGTGGCCTGGCGGCGCGCGCGGGAGCGGTCGTGCTGGCCGTGCTCGGCCTCGCCGCCGTGTCACCCGCCGATGGAGCCCAGATTCCCGACGCCGCCTCCGCGGCGCGCGTGCGCACGCTGCCGGTGCAGCACGACGGCCGCACGATGCCCTTCGACACGCAGGCTCGCGAAGGGGTGCGCAAGGTCACCGGCAAGCGCGCCTGGCCCGGCATCGATCCGGTGGCGATGGCCCTCGGCTGGAGCGCCGATCCGCAGGGCTGGTCGAACGAGCCGATCGTCAAGGTCTCCGCCGAGGTGGCCCAGGTCGCCGGGTTGCCCCAGGGAACGCGCTACACCTCGTTCCGTTCGCTCGTCGAGAGCCAGTCGCTGCTCGCCGCGTCGCGGCAAATGCACGCCCGGCTCGACGCCGACGAGGCCAAGCCGACGGCCGAGGAGAAGGAGTTGATGGCCGCCGAGGAGCGGCTCGGTGTGCTCGACGCCTACTTCCGCGGCGAAGCGATCCGCGCTCTGCCCGCCGCCGACCCCAACGGCGCCTGGCAGGTCCCGACCGGCGCGCGGAGCGCCGCCGCCCTCGCCGCCCTCGAATCCCAGGTGCGGGCCAACGCCCCGGCCCACTACCCGACCGGCGACGCGATCGACCGCGAGATCGGCTACAACGCACGCCGGCCCACTCGCCTCGGCTGGCTGCTGCTTGTCCCGGCCGCTCTCGCGGCGGCGTTCACGCTCGAGCGCGACCGCTGGCGCCTCGAGTGGGTCGCCCGCATCGCTCATCTCGCCGGCTTCGCCGTGCTGACCTGGGGGCTCGCCACCCGCTGGCAGATCGCCGGGCGTGTTCCCGCGTCGAACATGTACGAGTCGATGCTCTTCCTCGGCTGGGGCGTGGCGCTCGTCGGCATCCTCGGCATCGCGCTGAGGAACCGCATGCTGCTGTTCAACGCCGCTGCGATGTCGGCGCTCGCCACCGCGCTTCTCGACCTGCTGCCGATCGATCCGTTCATCCACCCGATGCCGCCGGTGCTCTCGGGCACGCCGTGGCTCGCCATCCACGTGCCGATCATCATGATCGGCTACGCCTGCCTGGCGATCGTCACCCTGTTCGGCCACCTCGTGGTCGGCGCCGAGATCTTCGCGCCGGCGCGTCGTGACCTCGCCACGCGCTGGAGCGAGATGCTCTACTGGTACACCCACGTCGGCTCGATCCTGCTGCTCACCGGGATTCTCACCGGGTCGATCTGGGCTGCTTCGTCGTGGGGACGCTACTGGGGCTGGGATCCCAAGGAGGTCTGGTCGCTCGTGGCGTTCCTGGCCTACATGGCGATCCTGCACGCCCGCAGCGACGGACAGATCCAGAGCTTCGCCGTCGCCGCCTGGTCGATCGCCGCCTTCTGGACGATCTTGATGACCTACCTCGGGGTCAACTTCGTGCTGGCCTCGGGGCTCCACTCCTACGGGTTCGGCAGCTCGAACCTGGTTCGCATCATGCTGATCGTCGCCCTGGTCGAGGCCGTCTTCCTCACCGCCGGCGTGCTGGCTCACCGGCGGCGCCTCGCCGGGACCCCCGACCTCGCCTGA
- a CDS encoding sigma-54-dependent Fis family transcriptional regulator: MALVLIVEDEKLLRWALEQQLKRAGHTVHVAGDLAAAADHLSKHQPEVVLLDLGLPDGHGLDFYETNRERLAESVVIVMTALGQVEEAVRAMKLGALDFLSKPVDQADLVRLVDRSIHVRGERLEAQAARTSRERVLRQEVVAVSPAFREAVETAEQVAGAEVATILLLGESGSGKNVLARHIHALSSRRARPLLEVSCATIPENLLESELFGHEKGAFTDAKGFKLGTFELADGGTVVLDEIGELRLDLQAKLLHFLEERRFRRVGGTREIIVDVRVIALTNRDLQTMVREKLFRGDLYYRLSVFPIRLPALRERREDIVPLAQHFLSSLGPKLGRRFAGLEREAENRLLTYGWPGNVRELRNVVERAMVLERGERLSARSLVLDWESDAPPERGEPGTGGAARSSGMPSGIVPLEELEREMLIRAMRATGDNQTRAAELLGVSRDQLRYRLKKFGMRDDESQ; encoded by the coding sequence ATGGCGCTGGTCCTGATCGTCGAGGACGAAAAGCTGCTGCGCTGGGCGCTCGAGCAGCAGCTCAAGCGCGCCGGCCACACGGTGCACGTCGCCGGCGACCTCGCGGCAGCGGCCGATCACCTCTCGAAGCACCAGCCCGAGGTCGTGCTGCTCGATCTCGGGTTGCCCGACGGTCACGGCCTCGACTTCTACGAGACGAACCGGGAACGGCTGGCCGAGAGCGTCGTGATCGTGATGACCGCTCTCGGACAGGTGGAAGAGGCCGTTCGGGCGATGAAGCTCGGGGCGCTCGACTTTCTCTCCAAGCCGGTCGATCAGGCCGATCTGGTGCGGCTGGTCGACCGCTCGATCCACGTGCGCGGCGAGCGGCTCGAAGCGCAAGCGGCGCGCACCTCGCGCGAACGCGTCCTGCGCCAGGAAGTGGTTGCCGTCTCGCCAGCCTTTCGCGAGGCCGTGGAGACCGCCGAGCAGGTCGCGGGCGCGGAGGTGGCGACGATCCTCCTGCTCGGCGAGAGCGGCTCGGGCAAGAACGTGCTGGCGCGCCACATCCACGCCCTCTCGTCACGCCGTGCCCGGCCGCTGCTCGAGGTCAGTTGCGCGACGATTCCGGAGAACCTCCTCGAGAGCGAGCTGTTCGGCCACGAGAAGGGCGCCTTCACCGACGCCAAGGGGTTCAAGCTCGGGACGTTCGAGCTCGCCGATGGCGGCACGGTGGTGCTCGACGAGATCGGCGAGCTGCGGCTCGACCTCCAGGCCAAGCTACTGCACTTTCTCGAAGAGCGGCGCTTCCGCCGTGTCGGCGGCACGCGCGAGATCATCGTCGACGTCCGCGTGATCGCCCTGACCAATCGCGACCTCCAGACCATGGTGCGGGAGAAGCTCTTCCGCGGCGATCTCTACTATCGCCTGAGCGTCTTCCCGATCCGCCTGCCGGCGCTGCGCGAGCGGCGCGAAGACATCGTGCCGCTCGCCCAGCATTTCCTTTCCTCGCTCGGTCCGAAGCTCGGGCGGCGCTTCGCCGGTCTCGAGCGCGAGGCGGAGAACCGCCTGCTCACCTACGGATGGCCGGGCAACGTGCGCGAGCTGCGCAACGTCGTCGAACGCGCCATGGTGCTCGAGCGGGGCGAGCGGCTCTCGGCGCGCAGCCTGGTGCTCGACTGGGAGAGCGACGCGCCACCGGAGCGTGGCGAGCCGGGGACCGGGGGAGCCGCGAGGAGTAGCGGCATGCCCTCGGGCATCGTGCCGCTCGAGGAGCTCGAGCGCGAGATGTTGATCCGCGCGATGCGCGCCACCGGCGACAACCAGACTCGTGCCGCCGAGCTCCTCGGCGTCAGCCGTGACCAGTTGCGCTACCGGCTCAAGAAGTTCGGCATGCGCGACGACGAGTCGCAGTAG